tatattattttgggaagaagagtgtttaTAGTCTTTTGGTGAGTAATTTGGTAATTATTTTGTATTCAAACTCCAACAAGCTTATGGGCCTGAAGGACAAGCAGGATAGAGGGTCCTTGTCTTTTTTGAGCAACACTAATGCGAGCTGTGTGCATCGAGTCTGGGAGAACGCTGTTTTGcaaaaatcctccagcattggcataaagatagggctgagctggggccaaaaagctttgtagaactctgtggaatccatctgggcctggggacttattaggtggcatggaggtaattgcctccaggatatcctcaggagtgaagggggagttgagatcttcttggtcggtctctgatagtttaggtagcgagattccctctaggaaagagtAGAGTTCTGCCTCCatgtgttttctctcagaggtatatagtttgcagtaaaaatcatgaaaagttaaatttatcttttttgggtcatatgtgacctcgtcctctgctgttTGGATAGCCATGATTGTAAGCTCTCGGACTGCTCTTTTTTAAATTGGTAAGCCAGCAATCTACTAggcctattgctatactcatggtatttctgGTTAGTaaagaaaataaaacaaattatcccgagtgtagtccaaatttagtttggctttggctgctttaagttgactccaggaggtgctgtctggggattgtttatgtactttttcacagcattccagctccctctcGAGATCGAGCCTGTGTACTTCCTTTTCTTAAaggaagcatatgcaattagatgacctcttagtgtggctttagcagcgtcccacattgcggccggagaaacaggagaatcttTGTTGTCGTGTGTGTAGTGGTCTAttcatgtagttaccaatgtatggaacGCTTCGTTTGATAACATGggaggtgttgaatttccagctctttgacctcgggctgtttttgcagaggtcaaagcggaggtggacaaaggcgtgatctgaaagtgctTTGGGTCCGATTGTACACGTGGATAAATTTAGTCAACTCTTTGGGATAAAAATTTAATTTATACGAgagtaggtgttatggacattagagtagtatgtatagtccatagatgagctattagtctctctccagatatccatcagtcccatctctttagtaagagagttcaacatctttgcagatctaggatttgtggtggggacttgagatcatttgtctagggttgggttaagggtacagttaaaatctccggccaccacgccaaaggaaacacaatgctcattgaacagggttatcATATTTGACATGAAAGCAAGAGTATCTGTGTTAGGGGAGTATATATATGTTTAAGATAGTAAATGGTTGACCATACagtgacccagttatcaaaataaatctcccctccggatcagatatgtttttgtcaattaCGAATGGAACATTCttatggataagtatggctgtacctctgtttgatttgaaagatgagaaatacctgtcccacccaagctctgcAGTGTTTGGCATGTTCGGCATCACAGAGGTGTTTTTTTAGAGCACATAGTATCTTTCTCCGTTTTATTGCATGACCGagaccatggcagttccatgCCAATAGATTTAAGGTACTAGTCATAGTCATCAAACTTTAGTAAAAGTGGATAATAGTTACAGCTGCGTtcacataaaaggaaaataaatggtgtacataaAATAACAATCTCTGAACACCCCAGCCGAGTTCCCAAACTATTCAACACATCCCCGTTGGATCCATTTCACCCCCGCTCAGTCTCAATTCTGTCCCGAAAAAAACGGGAACAGTTAGTAACGCACAGCGTCTCCCTACCAAAGAAATGCTTCACCCTCTCCGCCCTGCATTGAGTAAATGACAACGCAGCCCCCCGTCCAGACCACATTAAATGAGGGAGAAAATTAAATCAATAGCCCAGCCTACATATACCTCCAAGGGACATAACAGCGACAAAAGGGGGAAATAAAAGTAGGCTGAAACGTTagtaggcctaggttaggctatagAGCATATCCCTCTCAGCTAAAGGAACATAAATATAGATTGGACGGCTATAATGACATTTAGCGGGGCGGATGGGTCTTTGGATATCAGCTATATGTTGTCTTACCTCCTTTAGTAATCGCATTAATCACATTTAGTCATTGGTCTGTTTCTCATTGACCAGGATCGTCTTTCAAAAAACATTTTGCCTCTTCAGGAGTTTTGAAGTGTCGCAGggctccttggtgaagaatcctgagctcgtttgggtatttgaatcccctgaagatgcctcggtcaatggagtatttcttcacCTCATCAAACTCACGGCGCTGTCGGCgtattccagctgacaggtcctggtgtaaagtGAGTTTGACGTTtcccactgtgatggtgttgATTTTCGCTGCCTGTAGGACTCGTTCCTTGTCGGTGaatctcaggaaacgtatggtgatTCGGCGCGGAGGTTGTCTGGCTGGTGGGgacctcagtgctcggtgagctctcgagttctatgggcctgtcggtggacagATGAAGTCACTCGGGAAGTTTGTCTTGCAGGTAGCggatcagtggcatgtttcccttattccttcgccccctgttttccaggtcctctgttttctcttccagatgctctattttctttttagcatatgctattgtttccatggcatctgtcaataagttttccatggataggattcgcccctctgcctcctccaggCGCCCCGCGTTTATGGttcttgttgttgatgtcaggcaaagcgtTTTCCAGGATTGTCACCTTGCCCCCTATCGCACTGAGCTGAGAGTTAATGGCATCTAATTTAATGTTGAGTTCTGTACGTTGGGATctcaattcagaaaggatgtcttcGACAGAATGCGAGGTTGGCAATCGTTGGGCCTCGGGGCGGGAACGGATCCTCTTGCTCCTGGCTAATGGCGCTAGCTTTTTCTGAAGCTTCTTCTTGGAGGCTTTTTCCATCGCTAATGCTCGAGTCCAggtaaaaatgtcacctgtagtgtcgccTTTTGTAGCCACCATGACTTTTTTACTAAAGCTAAAGGAGTTTAAACTTGAAGTGGAGGTAAGATTAGGAATTGGAAACTACTTGTGCGAAGCTCTTAGTTCACGCGGCCATCTCGTTCAAGGGTCACGTGATCCCCCCCCAAAGAAGGATTTTTagacaattaagacatggattgtgtatgtgtgccattcagagggtgaatgggcaagacaaaatatttaagtgcctttgaacggggtatggtagtaggtgccaggtgcactggtttgtgtcaagaacaaaCACTGCTGGGGTTTtctacgctcaacagtttcctgtgtgtatcaagaatggtccaccacccaaaggacatccagccaacttgacaactgcattgaagtcaacatggtccagcatccctttggaacggtttcaacaccttgtaaagtccatgccctgacaaattgaggcttttCTGAGGGCAAATTTGGAGTGCAACTCAAGGAAGgtgttgttaatgttttgtacCGTATATGCTAATTTCTTAACAAAATACAATACTACAACCGTATGAAGTTATAATTAAGTATTTAAAGGCATGAATATTTATGCATCCTCTATAAAGACAGAATTGTAGATTAGGGGATGTAAATGTTAATAACATGTATTTTAGATGAAGTAACCCAAAACGGTGGAAAATAGGACAGGCCGATAATGAGGACAGAATCTGCACCCTAAGCCTGCACCCTCCATGAACACAACATGTCTACACACCTTGAAGACATGGAAGGCCTCAAACTGGATGTTGCGGCTGTTGTCTCTCAGCATGTTCATCATAAGCTTCAAGTTCTCAGCCCGGCTGATGTACTTGGTCATCACAGTGAAGTTGTGTCTGTCCAGAAGAAGCTCTCCCAGGAGCTGCAAAACACTTTGTTTAGTAATAGAAAAAGGGTCATCATTGTTTTTAGGATAAGTTAGGAAGATGCAGTGCATtctaaaagtattcagaccttcactttttccacattttgttacagccgtattctaaaatttattcaattatttttttccatcaatctacacacaataccacataaagTGAACAGGATTTTAGAattcttgcaaatgtatttaaaaataaataaaacagaaaCACCTTGTTTATTTTTCAAACCTATGAGACCTTATTAATTCAACACCTTATTAACTATTCAAAACCATGAGACGCTAAATGTATCTccgatgcatcctgtttccattgatcatccttgagatgtttctaaactTTGATTGGACAggacttggaaaggcacacaccggtctatataaaagccccacagttgacagggaatatcagagcaaaaaccaagccatgaggttgaaggaattgtccgtagagctgagagacaggattgtgtcgaggcacatatggggaagggtaccaaaacatttctgcagcattcaagATCACCAAGAACAtagcggcctccatcattcttaaatggaagaagttcggaaccaccaagactctacctagagctggccgcccggcaaactgagcaatcggaggcgaagggccttggtcagtgagaTGACTAATAAACTGATGTTCACTCTgctagagctccagagttccactgtggagattggagaaccttccagaaggacagccatctctgcagcactaaccaatcatgcctttatggtagagggggcagatggaagccactcctcagtaaaatgcacatgacaacctgcttggagtttgccaaaaggcatctaaaggactctcagatcttGAAAAAacaaattctctggtctgattaaaccaagattgaaccctttggcctgaatgccaagtgtcacgtctggaggaaaccaggcaccatcgctacagtgaagcatggtggtggcagcatcatgctgtgaagatGTTTGTCagcagcagagactgggagactaatcaagatcgagggaaatatgaacagagcaaagtacagggagatccttgatgaaaacttgctccagagtgctcaggacctcagactggggcgaaggttcaccttccaacaggacaatgaccctaagcacacagccaacacaacgcagaagtggcttctggaaaagtctctgaatgtccttgagtggcccagccagagcccggacttaaacctgatctgacatctctggagagacctgaaaatagatgtaCAGCGACACTCACCATGCAATCTAACAGAGcgtgagaggatctgcatagaatgggagaaactctccaaatacaggtgtgccaagcttgtagcgtcatacgtAAGGAAAATCGActatgtaatcgctgccaatggtgcttcaacaaagtactgagtaaaggtctgaatacttacataaattaAATATTGCCATTTTTTTTCACTTgcaaacatacattttttttgtctttatggtgtattgtgtgtagattgatgaggggaaaaactatttaatccattttagaataaggctgtaacaatgtgaaaaaagtgaagaggtctgaatacttacaaatgcactgtatttaagTTACAGAAGAAATTCATCAATGAATCACGTGAGGTCAAAACTAACTTAAAATGTTGGGTTTGGTGACAATGATAACAGAAAGTACCTTTAGGGACTGCCGTTTGGTGACATAATTTTCGGAATGCAGTAGCTTCTCATATTCTGTAAACACCCGGTCATAATTGGTCTCAAGAAAATCTGCACACATAATCTTGTGTCTCGTGAGAAGATCCTAGCAACACATTTGAGAGAAAAGAACAGGATATTACATAACATACTAAACACAGGGGATGTACAAAGTACATCAAGCTGcttcacactacagaaacaggagatacgTTCCTGCCCTATAGGCCATTCTGGCTCAGACAAGGCTCGCTTTATATTACGCGCTAAACACACAGGACATAAAGCCATGAGAACAGCAGCAATTTACCTTGAACGAAGCGAAAGCGTCTGAGGCGATGTCGAAGGTGGAGAACTCTACATAGCGGAAGAAGCAGTAGAAGTCCTCCGAGAAGAGAATTGTGCGGGCCAGGGGCTCATGACGCAGGCTCTCCCTTAACATCACCCCACAGTTCAGAGCCACCTCTGCACTCTCGTACCTGCAAAGTTGGGATTCATGCCACAGCTCAACActactgtgtgggtgtgttttgttGGGGATTAAGAATGATTCATATATTATATGTTGAGGCTGTATGCATGGGGGTCTGTAAATGAACAAACAAGTGTGTTAAGAGCCTACAATGTCACTTGATGGGTACATAcctaacaaaaaatatataaatccaTGCTTCTTGCTTATCTAGCTGATCTAACAGATGGCAGATGGGCAGCTTTGAGACTCACCCTTTCAGCAGCATGAAGAGGATCTGTGGGTGTGAGGAGATATACTCAACCGTGGGCGTACGGGTGCCAATCTGGCGCCGCACAATGTTACTGAACAGATGCACCACATCCTTCTTTCCCTGGAGGACAACATTGAGAAACATTACATGAGAAACATTACATGAGAAACATTACATGAGAAACATTTCATGAGAAACATTACATGAGAAACATTACATGAGAAACATTACATGAGAAACATTACATGAGAAACATTACATGAGAAACATTTCATGAGAAACATTTCATGAGAAACATTTCATGAGAAACATTTCATGAGAAACATTTCATGAGAAACATTACATGAGAAACATTACAAT
Above is a genomic segment from Oncorhynchus gorbuscha isolate QuinsamMale2020 ecotype Even-year linkage group LG23, OgorEven_v1.0, whole genome shotgun sequence containing:
- the cab39l1 gene encoding calcium binding protein 39, like 1 gives rise to the protein MPFPFGKSQKNPAEIVKSLKENVAYLEKLDAAESKKCEKVAEEVSKNLSSLKEVLCGSGDKEPQTEAVAQLAQELYNTNLLIALIANLQRIDFEGKKDVVHLFSNIVRRQIGTRTPTVEYISSHPQILFMLLKGYESAEVALNCGVMLRESLRHEPLARTILFSEDFYCFFRYVEFSTFDIASDAFASFKDLLTRHKIMCADFLETNYDRVFTEYEKLLHSENYVTKRQSLKLLGELLLDRHNFTVMTKYISRAENLKLMMNMLRDNSRNIQFEAFHVFKVFVANPNKTQPVLDILLKNQAKLVDFLSRFQRDRSEDEQFCDEKIYLIKQIRDLKRPTAPEEA